ACTGGACATCAGCTCTATAGAAGATGCTTCACCTGGAACCAACCGTAGGTCTGGTACAGAAATACTGCGCCGATGGGCCAGCTTCCTCCCGTACTTGTCATTTAGCTTTTTACGTGGCTTCTTCAGGTTGGCCAGTTTGGTTTTCTGACGCAAGTTCTCCAAGAAGTTCTTCTTCTTGACATCCATCTTGAGTGATACctttcagataaaaaaaaaatgacaacaaaaaaacaagatgctTAGTGTTACATGTTTACAGGCCTAATACGATCCCAAGCCAAATGTAAAGTCACCTTGAAATGGTTAAAGATTGAAgatataaatgtatttactaAAACAATATTGGCTACACTCACACTTTcttttgtggaaaaaaacataaatcctCTAAACAAATTTTCCTATCGTGTTCAACATTAAATTTTTGTTCCAACACTTGAATTGTATTTGATAGAGGCACAATTAAAGCTACTGAGACACtattactgtactgtgtgtttttacaggagATGACAATGTACAGATGGCCAAGCTAAACCAAATGTAGATTACAGGCTACATGATAACAGAAAGATCTTACCAGTAGTGCTATGTCCAATCTCATTCcttaataaattatttcacctaaattattttatcagcatTACAGTACCTCAAGAATGATTTCAGTATAATGTAAGCAAAGAGAACAACACATTATACCTGTCCACTCCAACCTTTGCTGAACAGTTCGACAAAGCCTCGCACCGAATCAATCTCCACCGACAGCAGCAGTATATTTCCAGCAAGGCAGCTCAGTCATCCTAACTATGACGACAAAGAGGAAGTGTTTCAGGCAATACAATATGTAGTTAGTGCACTTTCCTGCTTTAGCTCAACTCTGAAGACAAGTGATTGGTGGAAATGCTTAACTGGGCGAAACTGGCCATACCAGTCTCACAAGGTGAGTTTCAACGACTATGAGAATGCCATAGTCAGGTGTTGAGTCCTGCCCAAGTCTTTCATTCTGGCTGAAGCAACATACACTGTCATTTCAGGTATGTGGGATGGGGAAATTGAATTTATTATGACACTTAAGCAAGAaattaaatacacactgaagCAATGAAACTATGAGGAAACTGTTGTAGGTTGAACAGCCTGTTTATTGCCAGCTTCTCTGTTTAATGTTGATTTGAATATTTGGCTTTGTCTATATTAATTTGTGAGATATTTGTCTCTTTTAAGGCTGGCAAGTAGTACACTTCCCCTAATATGCATTCTCTTATAGGTCCAAgtgtttggaaaaaataaaaaacgcTTAATGCTATAATCTAGACTAATTCTACCATACAACTGTCCTTCTTATCTGTCCCAAACATTCCCAAAATACTGCTGATGGATTCCACAACATGACTGAGGCATATGAAATGTTGGCTATCTGTTCATCTTATCTCATCCCTGATCTTCAGCACGGATCTGGCACTCCGTGGGTGCCTTGTCATACCAAACTGAATTTCTTTCACACAGCCCCATATTTGTTTACAGTGGAACATGGTTTAGCCTAAGCTCGTCAAAAGTGAGCATTTGTGTTTGCAAAGCATAAACTATAGCCTTCTGTCCACACATACGAGCCTATGCAACAGACCCACTTGTGttcactctccctctccttgtCTGTGCCTAACAGTGGAGACTATATGACAACAGATGTGTTTGAGTCTGGACTGAGTCTTGTTCAATATTTGCTGATGTCTTAAGGAGATCAGGCCCACATGAAAGCACCCCAACTTGGCTCCCAGTTGAAAGGCAAGGCTGGGGGATCTGAACAGGGCAAGCCCCTATGGCAGGTGGCCTGTCGCCCTTTTTCTCACACAACTCAAACAGCGCAAAACCCTGCTTGGTTACtctacacatgcacactggaCCTGTTCCAGCCTGCAGCACAGCTGGTCTGATGGACCGGAAGCCAAGAACATGCACTTGGGGACAAATATACTGAGTGATGCACATGCAAGCCTTCACACTGTCATGGAGGCTGTGGTCTACACAGCTCACCTTAAACCCCCTGTTTGTATTGCAGTGTTTCGTGTGTCgcagttcaatttattttagTCGAAAAGAGTAGCAATACCACGAcggagaaaaattaaaaaaaaatcagaaaaatcaaattaCAACTTAAGCAAACAACTGTAAGTACCATGTGCTTTTGTACCACAATAAAGGTGTTTACATCAACTACTTGCACTCTAACCTGCTGTCGCTACTCGTTCATGAGTTCACACCACAACAAATTTAATGAGCTAAAACTTACATTAAATCTCACTGTATAGAAGAGTACAGAAACTATACTTTAGTCAGTCAGAGGGAAAAGTAAAATTATTTATCTTTAAAGTACAGTAAAGTCAAAGATGCctcacaaacaaatgttttcttcacaACAGTAACTGACTTATTAATCGTTAGCTTTACGCTAAACGTTAACATTCTTCTTATCagctaatgttaatgttacaaaTTGTAaaattttttgtgtttgaaaagacGAAACCTACTCTAAACGGAAATTTTcgaactttttaaaacatttaatttatttcacaaacGGAAATGGATATTTTATAACAACAGGTTCGAGCAACGGTCAGTTAGCTAGGTGCTAATGGCACAGTTAGCTAGCTGTCCAATGGTTCAGCCCAGatgtcttcttctgctgttaGTAATTCTCTGCTTGTGACTTTGAGAGCCCCGTGCTAAAACGACTTACCTTCAGCTCAGCTAACAACATGTACCACCGGACCAGCAACCTCACAGTGCAGAGTAATTCATTGTATTACAGTGCCTCCTGCTGGCGACACCGTGGAAATACACCATGGTGTTGCAAAGGAActcaaaaagagaaagagattaCAAGATCACCTGAGGAAAACATTATTCATATTATAAGCAGTccaagctaaaataaaatatagaaaatagaAATGTGAATTCAACATTCTTGAAGTCATTGCCAGAATCAGCTGAAGGCTAAGAAGAAGTTTTGCAGCTTCAGGTATGTGCTGCTGGCTCATGGGCTGCTGATAGGTAACTAGCCTAAGTATATTTACTTATACGTTGCAGttaaagtacaattttgagataCTTTGCTTAATTATCTCCATTTCATggtactttatatttttactattgttcactcagacagaaatgttcttttatcTGACCGtattttgcagattcagattattcatTCAGAAAATCTCATCCATTCATAAAATATGGCACATTATAGATTCAGCTATGTGCCCATTCATGTACCGTATAAAACTTAAAATTAGTTCCACCATGACCAGCTGCAACAATTAAAAagattattaaatatatatatatatatggtctTGCTTAAGCAAGACTTATAAGAGTTCTGCTGGtaattttaagtttttacaCTGTAATATTACTACTTTTCTTCAAGTAACATCTCCCACCACTGGCTGCCACACTGCAAGGAGACCAGCATGCAGGAAATCCCTGCATTAAATTCTGCAGCAGCACTCACTTTTAAATAAGCATCGTGACTCTGGTGATTCCATCGAAAGGGTGTGTCAGACAATTTTCTTAGATAAAGTCTGCAAGATGTAGAGCTTAACAGTATTgtgctgtttcatttgtttcactgtgtgattGACAATGACGGTGGCCTCAGGTGCCACCTGATGCATGCAGTCAAAAATGCAATTTCTCAAGAAAAATTCAAAGAGGAATAGACAGTGAGTTCAGATTGAGCATACACTGAGGTGTTTAATAAAGTTGACAGTTTCTACTGTTTGGGACTTCACAGGAGAACAAATTCTATGTAAGAGTTGTGTACTTCATTTTATACAGAATAAGAGAGATAACCTAAATTACACATTAAAAGCCAATATTTGTACTTTTGTGAAGAATACAAATTTTGTACAACAATATCTAGCATAGTATCTTAATTGTTTAATAAAAAGTTCACTTGAATATTTATTgtaagattaaaataaaataacacattcaagggaaataaaatgttgattaaCTTAAAATCTCTTTCcattttgaaacaaataatttcattattggCAACAAAGTCCAGCTTGTGCCGCCAAACGGTCTGAGCATTCAAACCGAAAACAGCTCCTTTAGTTAAGTGAACTATCAACTACAAACACTTACCAAACACATAGTTCTGTTTATAAAAGCCATGAAGCAAAGCAGTGTACTCTTAAACAGCAAAGTGAAGAAATTCCTTGACAAAGGTTCATCGTTTACTCCTTcctttcacattcatcagttGTGCACAATTTGGACGTAGACCAAAAGAGCAAAGTGTATCACAGTGCATTCACAGGGCATTTTATTGTGTGAGTCTTCTCTGAGAAGAGGCAGGCCTGGTCATGTTTGAGTGACGTCTGCattgtcgttttttttttctttttttttttcaaaccgAGAGAAGATAGAAGAAAAATGGTTTAATTTTTCTTTGGGATAAGGCATTACCTAACTGTGCATATACTGTAGATAGAGAAACTACAAAATTCCCTGATATGTCATCAAGTGCTTAAGTATGTGCTCAACTACGAGGTGGTGCTGCCCGGACAGGCAGACGTTTTTTGTTGTAGTCatttattattgctattttcaCCAGCTGTGTTTGACTGGATTACATTATGGACACATTGTGTAAAGTATATCAGTGGATATGAACATGAAGAGATTGCCCTGGGGGTATATccaaattaatcatttaataagATGAATTGAATGTGACTTGTAGTCCAGTAACCTGCAGCTGTGGCACTTCAGTATAAGAGGCTAACAGTCTACTCTCAGATACTCTTCATCCTGCTGCACTTTTGACTAAATATGACCTGCAATGACATCATATTCTGTATACGTCATGAGAATCGGGGCTGAAGCTGCATAGATCATTACGGGTGTATGCTGAGAACTACCATGGAGCTGATGATGGGACGGCGAGAACAGAAACCTCAGGAACCCACACAAGATATGTCACGGTGAATGCAGTGTGATTCCTTTCTCGTACAGCAAACTTCTCAAACAAATGTGTGCAATCCAGCAGTGAGATTGAAGTCAGTGACATTTCTTTGTTGGTGCTATTATGAGTTAGCTGCTGAATTATTTGATTCTGTGAtgatggagaagaaaacaagcCACAGCCTCCTTGTCTCAGATAACGCAGGCAACATGACTTCAACGCCTTcagattttcacttttctgGTTCCTAAAGTTCCTAGGCCTATAGTACTCTTTATGTATTGATTTAAGATACAATTTCTGGGGCCAATTAAGGAAAcacacaagtattttttttttcttgtacatAATCATGACTGACATTTCAAGTAGACTGCAATATTTACAACCGTGTACGGGCACGGGCAGGATAAGTTTTGAGTGAAGGTCAGCAGCCACTTTTACcacattttctgtctcctgCTTGTATTCTATTAACCAATAACAGAAGAGTGGAAAGGGCTTTAGAGATGGCAAGCTTTTCAGTTGAGCTACATGCAATAACAATAGATTATTCTTCAGTGTGGGGCTGGGACCTTGGGTTTTAATGTTGGCAGTGtattcagcagcagctggtatACAACTAACACAAGTTAACAATAGGAGGGCAGAAACCCCATTTCCCCTAGCCTTGTGATCATCCttcacaaatatgaaaatagcTTCAGAACTCGAACTTCAACCTCACAGCATTGTTATTACAATGTCTTCAGGACAAACAGTCATCACTgataaagagagaggaaaacaaattgaTCGTCAGGAACTAAAACACATGGAGGGTTATGGTGGCAATTCAATTTAGAAGAGATTACagtaaatttaacaaaaaaaaaagcaaatattgaCCAGTGAATGATCTACTTCTTAAGGGTCTACTCTTGTAAACTTGGCTGTAATCCACAAAAATATACTTTTCTCGAAAACGGTGATCGTACGGTACATTCAGTACGCACTCACACCCTGGTGATATATATATTAAAGTCGTTatttacacaacaaaagaaCATGTTTGGCTCAAAGTTTCAATTAtacaaacagaacagcaaatgtTCATGGCTTTAGATATCGATTCAAGATCTGGTTTACACGACTTTACACTGTTTGCAATACAGCacgaaaaaaataaaactatgatGAAAGAAATGGTGCATTTGAGTGAACTGTTAGGAAACCGTAGCAACtgtacaaaacaacacaaaagaacagCTTTGGCTTATATTACTGATGAACTGTTACACAAACGTGAACATGTTGATTTTCTCACCAGTTCAACTGGACAGGTTCGCATTATCTTAATTGCACATTTATATATCCTACtcttttaaattataaaatgaatagTATGCCATTATTGCGATAAATTCTGTTGCtatgtttgtttgatttcttcACTAAAGTAGTCTCAACTGTTGCAAATATTTACTGTGTGATCAATATTCTTGAATGGTATTTAACTCCATGTTCTTTGTGTCTCCTGATGGACAGAATCCATAAATTAGAAGAGGCCACTTGAGATAAAGGTCTTGTATGGTTACAGCATGATTTTTAAGATATCGTTCTTGTAGCGAACATCGTATGTAAGGGTCCTCAGCctgaaagcaacacaaactTTCTCTGATTGTTTGCAACTTGCGAGCACAACAGCAATACAGCAACTACATGTAAGTGTCTGACTAGACCAGTGACTATAATAATCTACCGCCTATTGTTTAACAATTTTCTTTGAACATCTTTCTTCTGCAAACGTAATCTGAATTGCACCAAGTACCTGATACCACCTGCTTGTGCATATACCCCAGTCCAGCGAACTGAGATCTCTTTTTAAATGTTCCTGTATCAGTTTGAGAAATTACTTTAGATATGTCCTGATGTGTTATGACATTTGCCACTCAGTCTTACAAATTGAAATGGAGTTGAGTAATAGTATCATAATGATAGCTCTAAGGACCCTTGCTCTTTCTTTTATCTCCACGTCTaacccctccctctctccgACTGGCTGGTGACTGGAGGCCTGATCGAGGCTCTTTATGTCACCCATGTGTCCATGCGCAAGCGCTTGACAGAGGGACTCTCCCTGTCCTCAGAGCCAGCAGGGGGCCTGCCCAGCCCCAGCGGTGAGTGGAAGTCTGGCCGGTGGTCCTCACGATCGCTGCCATCATAAGAGCTACAGGAGGAGCTGAGGCTGTCAGCAGGTGAACGTCCCAGAACCTCCTGTCGGCTGGACCCTTGTTGTGGCGGCTGAGGGGGGAAGCCAGAGGGGGTGACACGCTCCCTCGGTGGCGAATTGGGCTCGGACTTGATGTTTATGCTCTGGCTGGTGTTGACTGAGAGGTTGGAGCCCTGAGGTAGGTGACCTCCACCACTGTAGAGAAGAtaagcaggattttttttgtgttcaaatctaaaaattaaaacaacaaatgctAGTCTCAACAATGTGAAAAAGCAGGGAATATGTAGATGTGTGATTCAGCATGATATCACAGAGCACAGTGGGTGTTGCTTTTATGTGAGGGCGTCTGGAGAGTGTGCCTTTGTTTGGAAGTGTGTTACTCACACCAAAGAATTAAGAGCTGCCTGGCCCAGTTGATGCTGTTGCCATGCCGACATGGAGCCCAGTGAGAGCCCAGGAGAGCTGAAACCCTGTAGGGAAGAGATCTCTGCACTGCTCAGGGAGAactctgtaaaaacaaaagcagccacACACAGTGAGAACTCACTCACATTTCAGCTACAACATCGTGCGCTACTGAGAAAAGAGCAGGAACCGACAGCATGCAGTACAAACAGTCACGGCTGACGTGGTTGTTTTTAGTCTGAGGGGAGAGCAAAGCCAGACTCACCAGCAGGGTTGTAAGAGGTGGGCATGCCTGAGTAAACCAGGCCCTGTGGGGGTAAGCTGGGGGTGGTGACAGACACTACTGGAGTGGCCAGAGGCTGGGTGGACTGGGAGCTGCTTATTCTCTGGGTgttctgcaaaacacaaaaaacaacacagaaaagataTTAGCCCAAAACATAACACTACAATACCACACTCtaataatataacaaaatgtattttcttatcatttaaaaaatctaaTATAGACCTTTTTGTTCATCTTAAGTTGGTACTGATTACAGTAACCAGAAATAAGACTGTAATAATAAAAGCTGCCACCAGGTGGTGTTGTAGCTTCATGGTAATTAACATTCTGATCTTCCTTTTTCATTTACTGCATGTTTTGACAAATATACCTAAAAAGAggattaaaaaatacatgaaacaatataataataaaggGATATTGTGGGTTTTTTACATGAATTTTCTGATATTTATCTGGATAAAGTCCAATGTTTACATACACAACGgacatatttattatttcatttgaatttatcCCACATTCAAAATGGTTACTATATGTTTAAAGTAGATAAGTAAATTTCAGTAACTCCAATAAATTAGTAATTTCTTCCATCATTTTACAGTGAACAACAGATTCAATCAGAAcagaaatcacaaaaaaaaacaatacctGACAGGGAGCTACAGTGCCAACAAATTATTAATCACATTTAGTACAATCTGTTTAATGAATTTTACTTTgttagaaacaaaaaagaacacagTTTTCAGGACAGTGCAGGTGAGAAACAAACGCCTGTCATGGGTAAACCCCATTCAGCAGCATCTGTTGCCTGCGTACTCAGAGCACAACAAATCGAAGTGAGTGAAGTGATTAGTTTTATGATCAAATAATCAACCCTGAAGTGAGAGGGTGCAAAAGGATAAtacaaatgacacatttcaaTCCCCAGAGTGACACAACAGTAAAGCTCCAGTGGTTTTTAGTGCAGTGACCGGCATGCAGTTCACGCAAACAAACCAGCACGGCATGGTGTGGTCATGCAGCAAACTGCGCTGTGAGCTACGAACGCACACGCTCCAACCGCACTAATCAAAGGCAGACGTAGTTTAGGACAATACTATAACAAATCATCAGGATATAATGTAACAAGTAGCTGCCAGCGGTTACAAGTGAAGCAGCCTTGCATCATATTCTAGTTGATGGCTTCCTTGTATTGTTCCAACGCTCTGCAGCCAGATGACTTCACCCAAACCAAGTATCTCACAGAATGATGTCATTTAAGATGACGCAATCTTCTTTTCCTTAGAAAAGAAATAtcaattatttatatttttacccGCTGAACACTTTTGTTCCTCTAAAACTTTTCGGATTGTAACTACAATGAGCATTAATTTGGGCTTAGCTTTtagtctctttctttctcactctcttaCACACTCCTGGTGATATATGACTAACATTGACGTGTTGGAAACGGAGGAGCCAATTTAACAGGCTGAGGCAATTTTCACAGGCcaaacccaaaaacatgcagtgacaaaacatttttttttaatttattattgctGGCAGTCCTGAGAGCCAATCTCCGGTCTGAGCACTGCCTTTAGTCTAGCATGTGTGATTACCGGAAGCATGTTCACATTTCAGCCATTTGCCCAGGCATTTTGTCAGAACTCACCAAatccatttcctcctcctccgactGCCctcagcagaagaaaagaagaaaggcaGGGTTAAGAAGCAGAGCAACTGTAAATCGCTCTGGAAAATAGCGCCAGCTATCTAGATTTTACAGCAGAAGGGACAATAAGGGCGGATGACTTCTGCAGTCCttgtaaaatcacattttcaatcTCAGTCTGTAGCCTGCTGTTTTGCTCAAGAAGCATTTTGTCCAAAGGCACCTGATCATCTTGTCTTTATTTACCATTCAGTTGTCAATGTTCCATGCAAtgacatgtgaatgtgaatttcTGAAGCTATAGTTTGTTGGGTAAACGATGCCGAAGAAACGGTCAAATCCTGAATGAAAGACGTTTGAAGTTAAGAACAAAGAGTTTAGTATGGCAGCAGAACCGTTATGGATACTGACCAACGCTCATCTGATTCTTACTGGGACATTTCAGTCATCGCAGAATCATCAGAAATtccaaataaagttttttttcagtAGTACAAACAATGACTGAATAGTACTGTGTATCTCAAATCCTCCCAGCGCAGAAACAGGAACCAGAAGCCCTTCTTCCATTTCTTCTGTGCTCTGCCATCTTACATACTGTGGCCAGGCCAGGGCTGTCTTAATACCCACACTCAATCAATAGCGGCAGGAAGACACGACAAGGGCGACAAGATATTATCTGGCTCACACCCTGAGCCCCTGATTAAGTCTTCATCTACACTCTGTCACACTGAGATGTGATTAATTTAATACCATTATGGCCTAATGACAGGCTGTCTGCAGACCTGCCACAGCCGGCGCAGTCCACAGCCTCGATTTAAAATGCTCCGCTGGCTCAGACAGAACAGAGCTTTCCCCCAGCCACTGCCTAACCTGTTTCAGACCTCTTACAATAATACCTGTCTTGCTCTACTGATTCCACATGCCAACATGGTAACACACAGTTGTTTAAACACTGCACTCCAGGCTAGCTGTGGCTCGGCAAAAGGAGGAGCACCAACAGTAACCCAAGGTTTATTTACCAAACACAGTCATTTTCCTGGAGTGGCTCCTGTTGCTGACAACACCAGCGACACAAAAAGTTGGAAATAGTATACTGGCTGGCCAGTGTCTGAAAATCGCCCacttacagttttttttcaatTGATTTATGACCACGAGAGAGTAGTTTAGCCTCAGGTGTTCATTGTGGTCACAGCACTCTGCAccttcattattataattagaAAATGCCTCTCATTCAAATGGGAATAATTCAGCAAGTGCTGTAACACCTGGGCTGCGGATTCTTGGCTCAGCCAACATTTTAATGGAGGTGATCTAAGACGAACGCAGCACAAGAGGAATGCTGCTCAGATGTGGCCTGCACACTGCGAGTGCCACTTGGCAGAGAGTCCTTGGTGAGGTGACAACCTCACTAGCACAACATGCTACACTGATGGCACATTCTGCTGTGAATGTCGAGATTAAGACACTAAGGAAAGGTCTGGTCTGCCCCGCAGCAGAGAAATTTAAAGGTCCTTTAGCTGGTGATACTCgtatgctgtggtgtgctcTGTACTCACCAGAGGGGGCATCATCCCTTTGCTAGATGGAGGGATAACAACCCTTAGGTCTGGCTTGCGGCTTCCCATTCCCATGTTCCCTCCAGGGGGTGGTGGAGACTTGGTGGGCATGACTTTACCCAGGCCATTGCCGCTGGGTGTGCTGAGGACGCCTGGAGAGCCCCTGGGGTTAACAAAACCATTCCCTGCAGAGGTACACAGCGACAGAAACACATCATCAAACCACGGACTGTGACTGACAACACTCCCAGTCATCAAGCAAACCTCTCGCACAGCGTTGTTTTCCTGCTGCGGCACACAGCGTTAAGTGTTTCCAACCCTCTGGGAAGTTTTAATAGACTTGGATAATTATCctgcacatttacaaaaataaaatgtccatttCAAAATTGATgagccttttatttttattgtgaatgATTAGATCAAAGTCAGTCCTTTACATCTTGGGATGAGGAGCAGTTCACTGACAAATGTACTGTGACTGCTTAAAAGAAATAGCTGAAGCCATTACAGTTGAATACAAACAATAAAGGAACTCTAGATGCTGTTTTTACACCGTGCccacaaacagaagcaaagtgCCAGACTCTTCCTTCATCATTCACACCTCAATGTGCATGGTCATTAGTCATTTCCTCATTTCAAAAAATTTGTATGAGTCCCCACCAATTTATTTTAGAAACTCCCATCCTGCCCACTCCCTTTCTATCACTGGACAACTATCCCATGCAAAAGGCGAATATTATCAGTGGGTGTGGACAGATTGCCGAAAATGAATAACATAAATGCGTTTCACAGTGTCACATGAAAGTGTTACAGACCTACAGTAAAAGTTTGAAACTTAACTCAAATataaaatttgaaataaatcaataaaataattcattCTGACGTCAGACTACTCCCGCAGTCGTCACTTTTATCTCTCACAATTAACTACTGTAACACTGAATACTGTTTTTCACCCTCTATTCTGAGAACTGCTGCGTTTAAAAAAAGGGATTCAGAAAAAGATTAATTCTTCCTGGTTTTGTTCACCAATACCTTGTTTTCAATCGCAAAAGCCTCTATGACTCATGCGAACAAGGTCTGCAGTGGGATTGAGTGCAGATTCCACACAAATCTACtaataaaaatgcagcagtgaatcgctatgaaaaaaataaccaaacaaaagcaataacttaaagtgcatttgaattttgatataaaaatataaatgaagagaagaaaattagaacagagcaaaacaaactccCCATAAGTTTACTtgtaaattacaaaaaaaaaaaaaaaaaagaagttaaacaacaatttgtttctgtctctgtttacaTGATTACAGCTATGGTTTTACCTTATTCATCTTTAATTTCTGCCACTACATCCAGTGAAATAAGAAAtggcaaaaataataacaataataataaaaaaaagaaaaagaaagcaatgtAATTCAGTACACTTAGACATTATCTTAAAAGAATcgtaaaagataaataaatctgaagTAAATCCCAACTGATAgtgaatttttaaat
This is a stretch of genomic DNA from Scatophagus argus isolate fScaArg1 chromosome 7, fScaArg1.pri, whole genome shotgun sequence. It encodes these proteins:
- the mef2aa gene encoding myocyte enhancer factor 2aa isoform X6, translating into MGRKKIQITRIMDERNRQVTFTKRKFGLMKKAYELSVLCDCEIALIIFNSSNKLFQYASTDMDKVLLKYTEYNEPHESRTNSDIVEKLRNKGHNDCASPDPDDCFGHSPLMDDHFGKLSEDSDLMYKRCGPTALPQQNFSMHVAVPVSNPNAMYQPGGTLGSQALAAATASLSDSGMLSPPQASLHRNVGSSGGPQRPTSAGSAGNGFVNPRGSPGVLSTPSGNGLGKVMPTKSPPPPGGNMGMGSRKPDLRVVIPPSSKGMMPPLSEEEEMDLNTQRISSSQSTQPLATPVVSVTTPSLPPQGLVYSGMPTSYNPAEFSLSSAEISSLQGFSSPGLSLGSMSAWQQHQLGQAALNSLVGGGHLPQGSNLSVNTSQSINIKSEPNSPPRERVTPSGFPPQPPQQGSSRQEVLGRSPADSLSSSCSSYDGSDREDHRPDFHSPLGLGRPPAGSEDRESPSVKRLRMDTWVT
- the mef2aa gene encoding myocyte enhancer factor 2aa isoform X5, whose amino-acid sequence is MGRKKIQITRIMDERNRQVTFTKRKFGLMKKAYELSVLCDCEIALIIFNSSNKLFQYASTDMDKVLLKYTEYNEPHESRTNSDIVEALNKKEHRGCDSPDPDASYVLTPHTEEKYKKINEEFDNMMRNHKIPTALPQQNFSMHVAVPVSNPNAMYQPGGTLGSQALAAATASLSDSGMLSPPQASLHRNVGSSGGPQRPTSAGSAGNGFVNPRGSPGVLSTPSGNGLGKVMPTKSPPPPGGNMGMGSRKPDLRVVIPPSSKGMMPPLSEEEEMDLNTQRISSSQSTQPLATPVVSVTTPSLPPQGLVYSGMPTSYNPAEFSLSSAEISSLQGFSSPGLSLGSMSAWQQHQLGQAALNSLVGGGHLPQGSNLSVNTSQSINIKSEPNSPPRERVTPSGFPPQPPQQGSSRQEVLGRSPADSLSSSCSSYDGSDREDHRPDFHSPLGLGRPPAGSEDRESPSVKRLRMDTWVT